The genomic interval TCGTCGTCGTCCCGCGCGTCCAGGCAGGCACGCAGCTTCCCGCAGAACTCGCCGACCGGTGCCAGCTCGTGGCCGTCCCCGACGAAGGAGTTCATCTTCGGGAAGACCTTGTCCTCCAGGCACACCGCCGAGGCGCCGATCCGCTCGGCCTGCCGGGTGAACCGCCGCGCGCTGTTGAAGTCGCCGTGCCCGGTGTCGCCGTCGACCATCACCGGCACGTGGGAGGCGTCCACGACCCGGGCCACCACGTCGAGGATCTGCGACCACGAGGCCTCGGAACTGTCCCGCACACCAAGGGCGGTGGAGATGGACAGCCCTGACGCCCACAGGGCGGGAAACCCGGCGGTGTCGGCGATCCGGGCGGACAACCCGTCGTGCGCCTCCATGAAGAAGAACAACTCCGGGGCTTCGAACAGGGCTCGCAGTCGGGCGCTGCGTGTACCAGTGGACATGCGTGTCTCACTTCTCTGGTCAGGTGTGTCAGACATAGACAACGACATCGCCGTCCTCGACCTCCGCGCGGTATGTCGCCGCGCGCAGCGGCCGTGGCTCCCAGACGGAGCATCCGGTCGAGACATCGGTCTCGAAGTTGTGCCAGGGGCAGACCGCCACGGTCCGGCTGGCGGAACGCCGGTGTTCGCCGGGCCGATCCGCCTCCCACATCCGCTCCACCGAGCCGCCCGACAGCGGCCCGCCCTGGTGCGGGCAGAGGTTCGACAGGGCGTGCAGTGCTCCGTTCTCGTCGCGGACCACCAGGATCCGCCGGCGCCCGAGTTCGGCGACGCGACTGGTGCCGGGGGCGAGCTCGTCCAGGGCGAACACCACATGCCGCTTGCGTTCGCGTGTGTACTCGCTGCTCATCGCCTCACACCTCGATCCCGTAGAACGAGGCCGCGTTGTCGTGGAAGATCTTGCGGCGCAGCTCGGGCGAGAAGCTCGTGGGCAGGGCGCGGGTGGGCGAGTCGAAGTCCCAGTGCGGGTAGTCCGAGGAGAACATGAGGAACTCGTCGTTGCCGACCATGTCGAACGTCTGGAGCAGATGCTCGGGGTTCTCGGCGATCTCCATCGGCTGGGTCGTGAACTTCACCCGTTCCCGGATGATGTCGGAGGGCAGCCGTGTCACCCACGGGATCTCCCGGCGCAGACTCCGGTAGTTGTGGTCGAAGCGCCACATGAGGTGCGGCAGCCACGTCCAGCTCGACTCGATCATCGCCACCCGCAGGTCGGGGAACTTGTCGAAGACTCCGTGCACCACGAGTCCGATCAACTGCGACTGCCACGCCTGCTCGATCGCCGTGTGCCACTCGATGTAGTACGGCGGCAGCCCGACCGCGGTCTCGACCGTGGCGCCCTGGTGGAAGCCGACCGCCAGGTCGTTGCGCTGGGCGGCGGCGTAGACCGGGTGGTAGTGCTCCCGGCCGAGTACGTCGTGCGAGATCACCGGCAGGATGACCTGCACGATCTGGGGGTGCTGCCCGATCCGGTCGATCTCCCGGGCCGCCTCCTCCGGCTTCTGGGCGGCCACACACACGGATCCCAGCAACCGCGGGTCCTTCTCCAGCCAGTTGGAGATCAGCCAGTCGTTGTAGGCCTTGGCGATCCCGCACGCGAACTCGGGCTGGGTCTTGAACTCGCTGGGGTACAGCAGGCCCGTCAGCACGGCCTTGCCGATGCCGAACTCGTCCAGGTGCTGACGTTGCATCAGGCCCAGGTCGCTGCCGGCCCGGTAGCCGTTGCCGGGGTTGGCGTCGGGGCGGGCCAGCCCGCCGGTGGTGGGCCAGGAGTAGGGGATGGAGATGCCCATCCAGTTGTCGGGGTGGATACGGCTGCGCCAGGGTTCGTCGACGTACTGCAGGAACTCCAGCGGATTGCCGATCATCTCGTGCACATCGGTGTCGATCACGGGGATGTCCGTGGTCCGGGCCGATTCCTCCATCGCTGTCACGGTCACGCCTTTCCGGGTGTGCGGACGGCCCTGGGATAGCGTCTGGCGATGAGACGCTCGACGAGCCGGCCGGTGAGAAGCCGTTTGAGGAACAACTGCAAGGGGACGGACGCGCCGACGGAGTACACCGGCGCCGGGTCCGAGTGGTTGGCGATCCGCCAGACCAGCCGTGCCACCTCGGCCGGATCGCCGGCCTTGGAGTGCGAACCGTCGAGCGTGTCCGAGGCCGCGGCGAGCGCGGTGGCGTACGCCGAGCCGGGCAGCTCCACGCGCTCGCGCCGCCGGCTGATGGCGGACCGGTAGTAGCCGGGCTGCACGACGCTGACGCGGACCCCGAAAGGCGCGACCTCGTACCGCAGTGACCGGGCGAGACCCTGAAGCGCCAGCTTGGACGCCGCGTAGGCGGACTGGTACGGCAGCGGGAACTCGGCCATCAGCGAGCCGACCATGATGATCGTCCCGCCGCGTGCCGCGCGCATCCCGGGCAGGTACTCCCGGGCCATCCGCGCGGGCCCGAACACGTTCACCGCGAAGAGATGCTCGATCGTCCGGTCGTCGAGATCCTCGAAGGGGGCCAGCTGGCTCATCCCGGCGTTGTTCACCAGCAGGTCCACCGGGCCGGTCAGTTTGGCGCACGCCGCGACGCCGGCCGGGTCGGTCACCTCCAGCGGCAGGTACTCCACTCCGGGCAGCCGGTCGGAGTCCGCGAGCGCCTCGGGGTCGCGGCAGGTGCCGAACACCGTCAAACCCTGCGCGGCCAGGTAACGGGCCATCTCCCTGCCCAGCCCGCTGGACGCGCCCGTGACCAGCGCCCGGCGGCACGAGGTGTCAGACGAGGAGGTCGAGGAGGCGGTCATACGCCGTCACCACCTTGTCGTTGTCGGCCGCCGTGTGAGCGGCACAGAGCATGTCCCGGCCCATGCGGGACAGGACGCCGGCGTTCTGGACCGGCAGCATGTAACGGCTGAGGATTTCGCGACGGCGCAGCACCTCGGCGAAGTCGTCTGGGCCGCGCAGCGGGAGGGCGTGCGGAGCGGTCAGCTCGATCCGCACCACGGTCCCGAAGTGGTAGGCGAAGAAGTCGAAACCGCGCGTGCCGAACAGGTCGTTGAGGCGGCGTACCAGATCCGCGGCGGCCGCCTCGGCATGCTCGAACACACCGTCCCGGGTGATGATGCCGAGGGTGTGGTAGGCGGCAGCGGCCGACAACACGTTCCCGGACAGGGTCCCGCCGATGTAGGTGGTGGGGCGTTCGTCGGGAACACCGATGTGCGCGGTGTCGATGATCTCCCGGCGGCCCCCGACCGCCCCGCACGACGGGTAGCCGTTCATCAGACCCTTGCCGAGCGTGGTCAGATCCGGTGTGACACCGAACCGGGTCTGCGCACCGCCGCGGGCGGCCCGCACGCCGGTGACCACCTCGTCGAACACGTACAACGCCCCGTACCGGTGGGCCAGTTCGATCGCCTGGGCGTGGAAGTCCTCGTCGAAGGGCACCAGGCCCGACTCGGCGCCGAGCGGCTCGCAGATCACTGCCGCCACGCCGCCGTCCGGCTCGGCCGCCACCAGCGCCCGCTCCAGCTCGTCCAGGTCGTTCTGGTGGACGAGGACCGTCGCGCTCAGGAACTGAGGCGGCACACCGCCGGCCAGCACCGTCCCGGAGCCCGGCACCTCCAGGTCGGTCATGAACTGGTCGCCCCAACCGTGGTACGCGCCACGGAACTTGATGACCTTGCTGCGGCCGGTGTAGGCGCGGGCCATGCGCATCGCCGCGAGATCGGCCTCGGCCCCGGAGGAGGTGAACCGCACTGCCTCGACCGAAGGGAACGTCTGCGCGATACGCCTGGCGGCGAGCACCTCGAACTCGTCCATGTAGCCGTGGAAGTTGGTGCGCTCGTCCACCAGAGCGGCCAAGGCCCCGTTCAGCTCGGGGTCGTTGTGCCCCAGACTCAGCGCCCCGCCGGCCAGGATGCAGTCCACGTACTCGTTGCCGTCGACGTCCGTCACCCGGCTGCCCCGGCCGCCCCGCATGAACAGCGGATACGGATACGACATCGGGTCGACGTGCTCGACGCCGCGCGGCAGCACCTCGGCCGCCTGCCGGGCCAGTTCGGCGGAGCGACGGGTGCGGCGCAGGAACTGCCCGTGCTCGGCCTCCAGCCGCGCCGGGTCGGGCAGGCGCAGCGGCGCCTTGGCCACAGCGGCCTGCCGCTCGCGGATCTCCGCGGCCTTCATGCCCGGCCCACCAGATCGAAGTAGACCTTCTCTATCGCCTCCACGGTGCGCGCCACGTCGTCGGCGGTGTGCAGGGCGGTCGGTGTCAACCGCAGCTGGGTGACGCCCCTGGGCACCACCGGGTAGGTGACCAGACTGGCGAAGACACCGTGCTCGTCGCGCAGCCGCCGGATGAACTCGACCGCGCCCTCGGTGTCCATGTCCAGATAGACCGGGGTGACCGGGCTCTGGGTGGCGCCGACCTCCAGACCGCGGGCCCGCAACTCCCGTTGCAGCAGACCGGCCACGCTCCACAGCGCCTCGCG from Streptomyces sp. CC0208 carries:
- the aepX gene encoding phosphoenolpyruvate mutase, translated to MSTGTRSARLRALFEAPELFFFMEAHDGLSARIADTAGFPALWASGLSISTALGVRDSSEASWSQILDVVARVVDASHVPVMVDGDTGHGDFNSARRFTRQAERIGASAVCLEDKVFPKMNSFVGDGHELAPVGEFCGKLRACLDARDDDDFRVVARTEALIAGGSVAEALERAHAYADAGAHAVFIHSRRKTAEQIAEFAAAWRERLPLVIAPTTYADTPTAEFRAMGIKGVIWANQNMRAAFAAMSRVSRDILAAEGVVRVEDDLAPLSEVFDLLGYDELAEDERKYADVELGLR
- a CDS encoding Rieske (2Fe-2S) protein is translated as MSSEYTRERKRHVVFALDELAPGTSRVAELGRRRILVVRDENGALHALSNLCPHQGGPLSGGSVERMWEADRPGEHRRSASRTVAVCPWHNFETDVSTGCSVWEPRPLRAATYRAEVEDGDVVVYV
- a CDS encoding amidohydrolase family protein; this encodes MEESARTTDIPVIDTDVHEMIGNPLEFLQYVDEPWRSRIHPDNWMGISIPYSWPTTGGLARPDANPGNGYRAGSDLGLMQRQHLDEFGIGKAVLTGLLYPSEFKTQPEFACGIAKAYNDWLISNWLEKDPRLLGSVCVAAQKPEEAAREIDRIGQHPQIVQVILPVISHDVLGREHYHPVYAAAQRNDLAVGFHQGATVETAVGLPPYYIEWHTAIEQAWQSQLIGLVVHGVFDKFPDLRVAMIESSWTWLPHLMWRFDHNYRSLRREIPWVTRLPSDIIRERVKFTTQPMEIAENPEHLLQTFDMVGNDEFLMFSSDYPHWDFDSPTRALPTSFSPELRRKIFHDNAASFYGIEV
- a CDS encoding SDR family oxidoreductase, with the translated sequence MTASSTSSSDTSCRRALVTGASSGLGREMARYLAAQGLTVFGTCRDPEALADSDRLPGVEYLPLEVTDPAGVAACAKLTGPVDLLVNNAGMSQLAPFEDLDDRTIEHLFAVNVFGPARMAREYLPGMRAARGGTIIMVGSLMAEFPLPYQSAYAASKLALQGLARSLRYEVAPFGVRVSVVQPGYYRSAISRRRERVELPGSAYATALAAASDTLDGSHSKAGDPAEVARLVWRIANHSDPAPVYSVGASVPLQLFLKRLLTGRLVERLIARRYPRAVRTPGKA
- a CDS encoding aminotransferase class III-fold pyridoxal phosphate-dependent enzyme; the protein is MKAAEIRERQAAVAKAPLRLPDPARLEAEHGQFLRRTRRSAELARQAAEVLPRGVEHVDPMSYPYPLFMRGGRGSRVTDVDGNEYVDCILAGGALSLGHNDPELNGALAALVDERTNFHGYMDEFEVLAARRIAQTFPSVEAVRFTSSGAEADLAAMRMARAYTGRSKVIKFRGAYHGWGDQFMTDLEVPGSGTVLAGGVPPQFLSATVLVHQNDLDELERALVAAEPDGGVAAVICEPLGAESGLVPFDEDFHAQAIELAHRYGALYVFDEVVTGVRAARGGAQTRFGVTPDLTTLGKGLMNGYPSCGAVGGRREIIDTAHIGVPDERPTTYIGGTLSGNVLSAAAAYHTLGIITRDGVFEHAEAAAADLVRRLNDLFGTRGFDFFAYHFGTVVRIELTAPHALPLRGPDDFAEVLRRREILSRYMLPVQNAGVLSRMGRDMLCAAHTAADNDKVVTAYDRLLDLLV